The Vespa velutina chromosome 2, iVesVel2.1, whole genome shotgun sequence sequence acgaaaacaaaaatgcCGAGATAAGCATATACCGGTGGTAATTTAGAAAGATGTATAGTTCACGGTACATTGCCATGTTATGTTGAAAGACGAACATAGGAATATTTCGtctaatgtatacatatatatgtgtatacatatatatatatatatataaaaaaaaaaaaaaaaaaacacgtgatcttttttttcatgtaataTTTCTCTGCGATATTAAACCACGAAGCTTTAAAtatgagatttctttttcattcggtTAAAAATCTGAAACAcgcgaaatatataaaatttcacgatTTAATGATCGAAAATACATTAGAATAATAGAACGATAAGACGGAAAAGACGTCATTTGAAAATTGTTCTTGAAGTATTGGCGTtgaaattttagaaatatcgGAACGTTATGATCGTTCGAGTCACGCAAATGATGGGTGCGCCATTGGTGTTATACGGAATTTGTTAAGATCGTTCAATATAGcggtatatgaaaaaaaaatttgtttttttttttttttttttttcgaaaggagCAACGCGAATTTTACTAATACATAACTAGATCGAATCACAAGTGACACGATAGAGAAACGCCATGGAGAGTATCGAAGCGCATTCTATGAACTATAAATAACAGTTGAGGGCCGATACACCAATGCATTACGAGTCGACGGCATTCAAGACGTATGTCTTGAGTCAATCTTAATACATAGAGTCTAGAACAAAATGTTaaaccgtatatatatatatatatatatatatatatatacgagagcGAGATAAATAGtcgtataaattttacttaGAATTTACATTAgtaagtatgtgtatatatatatactagatatatatatgtgttaacatgtatatacgtatataaacgtAGTAGTACGATTAGGAATGGGAACGAATgagtttaattttcttctcgctTTAAGATGATGCACTCATACGATGTATCGCATGTTGCGGTCCGATCTAATTCATGGCACGCTGTGTCGTTGAAAGTAGCACATTCGCGAATCCTCGCGAATACGTCGGGATGAATTGTCTCtcataagaagaaattatgTAGATCATCTAGATATATCTCGAACGGATGGGAAATTCGCGTGGATGGAGATAACGGTAATACTTTGGGTCTATGCTCGAGAATCGCAAGGCCGTAGACACACGACCTTAACGACACGCGACGTGCACGTCGCGCTTCGAGTGAACGCGGAGTGGGACAGAGATAGAATGCGAATAGgggaaggagaggagagagaaagagagaaagagagaaagagagagagagagagagagaaaagaaacggacGAGTCGACCGCGTCTACgtgtcgtcgtcgccgtcgctgtcgttgtcgttattgttgtcgtcgttgtcattgtcgtttACACGCGCAATGACACGAGGAGTATGTCACAGCGTGCTTTCGGCCTGTCAAAAAGTTACCCCCACCTTTCCCGCTTCAATCTCGATATCGCCCTCGGTGCCGTCATTGCCAATGaaaacgacaacgatgacgacgacgacgacgacgacgacgacgatgttaCACCGCGGTCACGCCTTCGATAGAGGATTTTCAATCCTCCTCGacatttgtatttaaaaactCGAAACCGAAAACTCGTAGAAAACAACAAAACTAATGTCGAAGACTTTTTGTATCCTCATTCGCACGCACGCAACTTGGCGAATCTTTTCTCGATTCGACcgttatctatctctttcgacAGGCACTCTCCGGCGAGCTGCACGACCTGCAGATGGCGTGATCCTTTCATAGCTTTCGTATAATCCACCGCAAGGAGGAAAGCAACCATGCGAGCCTCGTCGAACGTACGCGCCGCTTCCGCTCGTCACCGTGCTTAATGACAAAGATTTAGCCTTATAAGTACCTCGTTTGTCGATGAGCTCCGAAATCTCCTCCTTGTTGTCGGCCATCTTAGCACCAGTCACTGGTCACAATGCACGCTGGGTAAAAACAAACGAGCAGCACCGAGGCGCGTCGCCGGCAGCGCCTCTCTCTCGTGCTCTTTGCGTTCACGAGTGTCGATCGCGGCGCCTCTATCGGCGGTGCTTCTCATTAATGATGACGTCGTCGTGCGTAACtagtcctctctctctctctctttttatctttctttcctttttttttctttttttttctgtcttctttCTAGCTTTTTCTCGCCAcaacgaaaaacaaaacttATTCTTAAAGTTCTTCTCGTTATTAAAAGGAATTCTCTAATGAATTATTGCCGTTGAGTCATCGTTAATGACATGGAGAAATTGCCAATCTCgcacacatatgtattttcAATCTCGACAATAGTTCCCGTTATAAATCTAAAACCCGTTATGaacataaaattcttttaaaacgtatttctattttctctgtATTAAATTAGTAAAATTCTAATGGATTTGCAATGCAAGTACTGACCttggaatttttaaaaatgtgcGATATACTGGTTtctattcataataaataaagtattcTAAACTATCATTATCTTACCATATccatgaataaatattttatttttttctgtttcaataaacgtatatcaaaaaatgtaatagaattttataaaaatttatttattaaagagcgcatttaaaaaaacagaaatctCTATTGATATTTAGCAACAGAACATTTTAtacaacatatacatatacatatatatatgcatcatgcatacacacatactcaACACATATATAACACGCACGCCTTTTTTACTGGCTTAGTTCCCCAATTCCCAGTAGTTCCTTATCATTGGTGTTCAAAACTGTTCGTCCGATGGCATTCTGCTACTTTCGTTGGTAGTGAACGGTACTTCTTCGAGTTCCTGATAAAATAGTTAATGCGACATCATGAATTTCCAAGACGTGGTCATTGTATCTGCTGTCAGAACTCCTATAGGTATTATGATATTCttaatgttaaattttattttaatataaaaaacgtACTACCTTCtataaaaactatttaattcaattttttctttttatatatccacAATAtaggtttattattttttgtatattatattattttttatatactataatctTTAAGGGTCCTTTTGCGGAAACTTATCTTCATTAAAAGGATCAGATTTAGGAAGCATTGTTATTAAAGAATGTCTTacaagaataaatttaaatccatCTGATGTGTCTGAAGTAATTTTAGGAcaggtaatatattttataaatatattttagtttAACCATATAACAATACCGTaatgtttcattatatttcgtaGACATTAACAGCAGGTCAAGGTCAAAATCCAGCTAGACAAGCAGCTATTAAAGCAGAATTTCCTGTACGTGTTCCAGCTTATCAAGTCAATATGTTATGTGGTTCTGGATTGAAGTAAGTTgttatataagttatataagTAATGTTTCTTCAGAAAAGCTACTTCATTTTAATATGACCCTGCCTATAGACATGAAGtcatcttttattctttatttaatcttttgcTTAACTTGAAAAGATTCTCATAAAAGcctaaaaatagaaaattctattttcttttataaaaaaaacactCATACTTTTTGctgatttttcaaaatgataaaGTTGTTTGCATCAATTCTTTAATTACATCAAATTTCTTGACACACTATTATACCAGTTTATATGTATCATTATGAGAATGTACgccatataaataattattatattaataagttgtataaatattttttattttatatttcatttacttattattgttattagagCAATTGCAAATGGTTACCTATCTTTAAAAAGTGGAGAGAGTAATATTATTGTAGCTGGAGGTCAAGAAAGCATGAGCCAAGCGCAACACACAATTTATCTTAGAAATGGTGTCAAAATGGGAGATTGTAATTTTGTTGATACATTATTATACGACGGATTAGTTGATGCATTTACTTCTATTCATATGGGAGTGACaggtaaatttaaaaatcaaaatcgataaatacaaattaatgtatttatgtataatctCAAAAGAggagatgaaataaaatattctttttaatgatttttaaatagcTGAAAATGTTGCTAAGGATTTTGGAATAACTAGAGAAGAACAAGATCTTTATGCGATATTATCTCAACAAAAGGCAGCAGCTGCCATTTCAGCAGGACATTTTGATAAGGAAATTGTTCCTGTAACAAtattgaacaaaaaagaatctatTCTTATATCTAAGGATGAATATCCTAAACCTTCAACTACTATACAGGATCTTTCCAAATTGAAACCAGTTTTTATTAAGGTACTAGAAACATGCAAGGAcaaatacaaaagaagaagaaaaataaacaatatcatAACTATTTTTAGGTTAATGGAACTGTTACTGCTGGTAATGCATCAGGTATAAATGATGGAGCAGCCGCAGTAGTTCTTATGACAAAGGAAGAAGCGATCAAAAGAGACATAATTCCTTTGGCTCAAATCGTTGGAATAGCTGAGAGTGGAGTAGAACCAAATGTTATGGGTATAGGTCCAATACCAGCAATTGAATTACTTGTAAGTTCCattattgtatattgtatttttagagaaaaaaaaaagtaataatctaTCTTGATCTACCAAATACAATATGCATTATACTCATGTATTTTAGTTACAAAAAACCAAATGGAGTAAAGATGAAGTAGATCTCTACGAATTGAATGAGGCATTTGCTGCACAATCACTGGCATGCATCAGAAAACTTGATTTAGATcctaataaagttaatatcaaTGGTGGTGCTATTGCTTTAGGTCATCCTATTGGAGCCTCTGGTATGTATCACAagctataataatgaaagtactctatattatattataaatttatattttgcagGAGCTAGAATTTTAGTAACTTTACTTCATTCATTAGAAAGAATAGGAGGGAAAAAAGGCATTGCAGCATTATGTGTTGGTGGGGGAATGGGAATTGCCCTTgctatagaaagaaaataacattttatgttcattaattttgttacttATTATggtgaaaatacaaaattttatattacgcGGTTTTTTAAcatgtatgaatgaaaaaaatcttttatttttaaatatttttatttttaaatatcataactATTCATCAACTTTTTGATTAAGAGATGATCTAATTACTTAatgttcttatatttttatatttgttttatgacaataaaatattgacaTATAGTTAAACAATTAATCATCAACTATGAAATTAcagtatttaaataatttaataatttaataatttaataatttaataattaaataatttaataagtttttattaaaaaactgTGGAGTATGATGATAGACAACATAAACTATGCATGCAATTGTGGTagtcaatattatttaaaatatatcaaatgtattgaatataatttaaaaatatggtTTGAAATCTGTACAATGAACATTATcctgattatataatattttttcttatacatacaCTTGAGAATGAACTATATGCAaacattcaaaaatattacattattatatgaaagataattatggaaaatcataataatttataaggcACAAGcttctttataaataactaaattaaGACTTCTCACTATTTTTGTACTAATTAGCCAAACAAATATTACTGAGCTGGTGGTTATTCCAATCTAATGAACTAATTCAGAGTGCCTTCTTTTAgatagatttaatataaactttattacgtttatatatgtatcaacaatatgtaaatatgctaaaaaatagatattgcCTATTTTTGTGTTAagatatttctgttattagTAACAAactgtatattattaattttaacataaaaagtacacacatatttacaaacatttaattatgtaattaatgtaatttatacaTCAACTTTACTAATATTTACTAAAGACAAAATTCATCTATATGTAATTACAATATATGGAAATACAACCTCgcataaatgaatttaattagttGGTAATGACAATATATTtggtgtatttttttttaaatattacgcaTAAATACCTAATTTACATTGTAAACTGATATTgcttttgtatataattatacatctTGCATACATTCATACAATGTGActtatataattcaaatttgTATAACACAAAatgtttatgttatttttttctatattttttatatatggaaTAAGGTATATACGACActagaaatatattcaaaaatttaacaatCTTTTTAGTGTTCAAAGAATATGTGCAttgtataaattgtaaataattcatcaatgttcattagaattattaatgattatgaGTTATTCATCTTTACTATTTTTAGGCTCCTTGGCTTTCTTGGTTTCTAACATATTTTGTACAGCTAACACTCCTTCTTGTTGCCTTAATTGGAcacgtttttctttaaaagtaCGTTTTGTATCTTTCCTATTGCTTTTGCATTGATTTAATTGCTGTAGCTGATCCTTGATAGCTGGTATAATGCGTAccttaaatttatataagcaTAGAagtatcgttatattttatatgtttcctaaaactatgaaaaataaaaaagatgatcaataatattatatatgactATTTATTCCTTAAAGTTATAGTTacctattattataaaatttgcaaATTATCCAAGTATATtcagtaaattaaaaatctgaTATACTTAATGGTACAGCAGGATAATATCcactataatcttttttatctttattaaaaggaGTAAAAAACTCTGGAGCATCATTTTTTGTAATCAAATCTAGACTTGGTATGCATATTTCTGAAcaacttttaattatataacccCATATAGAATCTACATTAAGTGCTGTATCTTTTAGACAAAAATAGGATCCCCAAATTgttgaatttaaaattttatcatccGGATGCGATAAGCATTGATGAATCATACCTTCTGACATTTGTTCTTCTACAAGTGCTATTGTATCACAATTACCATATACTTTTGGTACATAAATATCTTGTATAAGATTATCGCCAATATATATGCACCGTGGATTTTGTTTACATGATATTCTactaaaaaattctaaaagttCTTTCCAATTCCCACGACTATATACATTGCctcttaataattcattacatgatataatatcaacttctttattattcattatagtCATAAAGGGCTGCCCTTGTATGAAAAATCCCGGTTTTTTGGCATAACAAACAACAATGTCAAACAAGGATCTCCAATTTTCCCCAAGAGCATAAGTCGCAGTTAATTCTACAAAATCAACATTTGATCCAGTAATTAAGAAagttattttatctttcttcatttcctgGATCCAAGATATTGTTTCTGGACTGCATTTATGTAGATATTTAtctggatttttttttaaagcagGAAAAAATTGCCCTTCGTCTAATTCAAAATGTTTAGGATCAAACATCCAAATCAAACCACTTAACATATCAGgccatatattatatacatctaaaggtttattattttcttcatccaACGTATCTACTGCTCTAGCAAAAATAAGAGCAGAtggaatatcgaaataatccaACAGAGACCGCATTTTCATATTCAATGGTTCATTCCAAGTAGCAAGCAtgtcattagaaaatatatccaTTACGTGCCATCGTTGCTCaggatatatttctttaattttgtcTATACTCATTAACTTACTACCATGACAAGCTCTATGAATTTTACCGTCTGGACTTATTCTAAGTATATTTCCCCTATCAAAGTCTAAAAATAAGCCCTTCTGCATAAAATCAAGATCCTTGTCGTTTAATGGCTTTAATAAGTATTTTCTActatatcctttttctttcaccaaATAATTAGCTAATATTTCGTATTCTAAATGCACTagatttgttatattatattttaaaagagtaTTATCCAAATCAAACCCAATACAGTCATAATCAGAAATTTTGAAGAcactcatatttattttagatgaCACACAAGGAAATGTTTGATTAGAAACACGTTTAATGTAATAAGAACACTTATcaacaaaacgaaataaacTTTGTTTCACTATCTTATCGTACATCAAATTATTCGTAAATGATCGAAGTTGTAaacttttacgataaaaattcaaattttttaacatatctACGAAGCATTATTACAACTATTTATTACATCGATGTTTCTAATAAGTGAATATTTTCTCAAAATATTTGGAACCAGCTAAAAGATACAATCTTTGAGTTCGAATAtggattaaaaatttgattgcATTGAAAATGTAcacatgaaaataaaatagcacATAGCCAATCTAATCAAATGAAAAGTACTAGaccgtattatatattacttggcatattattttgcttattagtttctttgttatatttcAACATAACTTTGTATCTcgtttttttcgatatataaatagtctGAAGCGTACGTTTTATCATAAAGACTGttaaataaaacgtaatatcaattatttcctATAAAACATAACCTCGGAATTTTAAAACGATTCTTCTCCTTTAATAAGACGAACAATATCttgttaatcatttattttatacgtaagattatgaaaatatgtgtatatctatagcacattatattaacaatcaatccatttacaaatattaatcatggaaaaaaaaattgcgggAAAATGCAGGTTCAGAAACTCACCTTTGGTGGTATTTGCACAAATCGTATGTTTCTTGCTTGAACAAAAAACATTTCGAAGGGGAACTTATCGCCTCTTGGATCCGTAAATAAACAGTCTTTCATCATGACattcatatatctataaaaatacatattaaatatagcaaacaagttgaaaataaaataacattcgaTTTTTAATTCACGTACGCATCCACATGTTCTATGGTACCATAAACCGAGGCTTCATTTCTCAAGTCTATTgtcgtttgtttattttcgagagcttttaataaaattgacaaactattgtagaaataatatttttcacgtgGAGAATTTTGATACATGTTTATTTACTAACTAATGATACTTCTTTCGAGCACAATGTACACAGTTGACTTTTTAAACAGAAATACCTAACGATAAATTCCACGCCAATGATTggtccttctttttctaatgcTCATCATAAATCGCTCACAAAAATAGGTCaatgtaataagaataaatgacttataatagatttatatttgaatacacatcgtaatatacatatatgtatataaaagacaaataaattgTACACGTATCgtgcaaaataaaattttcgaaatactTCAAGGATACTAACCAATCGTCTtctattattttgaatttttaccAATAGCGATACATCGaacaaaacaataatttttttcgaatattcgtttgaatatttcgaaaaaaatattcgatataaaaattgaaatctgaattgaaatacaaataatgatttttatttttaaacaaaattctcttattttttcgtgattataaaaaaaatattcgtaaatataagatataaccagaaaaaaatttatttgttaaagtaATATACTTAACCGCATAACCTATTGTAGACTCAATGCTGGTCTATATATAGTCACCCATAGAAGCTATTACTAGAGGAATTAGATTATTTCCCAATGAATATACAAAGGGGtcttataaatgattatgttctataaatatcaaaaatgattatatatatagatttggTAGCATTCGaattaatgtcattatttattgaaatcggAATGTAagtcgaaaataattatttcgtcaAACTAAGCTGTTAATCGATTAGAATCATGCATCTATTCTTagttcttctttcatcttaatgattctttttttcatacttttatcGTCAAAACtgaatattgaagaaaaaaaaggaacaaaaacatataaatcataagtaattacaatgaatttatctatttgctattttacaattttttactgaaaaatataagaagtaACATTTTCGATCCTTCGCTCAATAATTGgtgagaagaaaaatcttattttataatatatattaattgtaacgTGTACTCGTATTGCAGCTATTATCATATCCGTGATCATGCATGTTTGCGTAATTTCTCATCTCGCTTTAACTGTCCTCATTATTTAGGCACGTTCAAGCCTTGAAAGAGgcttaatgttaataatactACGTAAGTTTTTTGAACGTTCGTAATTTCAGCgtaatttttcattgtattgtatttcgattaaaagatatttacttGCTTTTATCATAATGcttgcgtatatatatatataaaagctcatttttaaaaagaacgaacaaatTATTGAAACATTGTTGAATCTAGTAGTAAATTGGATTTTTAAACGGCAATTTTCAAAATGGTAGAAATttgtatgtttttatatactttgtcTTATGTCAAATCGAAATGCAATCACCTTTGCTCCCTTCGGTTCATTCAGTGACATGTGACCTGGTCTCATGAGTACCTTCTTCCTGTGAACACCACTCCCACTTTGTCCCTCTCTAGCTCAGCTAGCTATTGAAGCTCTAATCGGCTTCCTGGATGGAACATATTATCTGTCTGATTGTAGATCTCAACGTCGCAATATCTAGCGAAACCGAAGTTTTCTCTCATAAGCTTCTCAGTTCGCAATTCATCGTGCATAAAagatctatgtatgtattcgcaagtcaatatacatatgtcatttttaaaaattttatcaaaatttgatATGGAATGCACAATGGTGCAGTGATTCTGCAGCTGTGCGTTTGATAAATCGACGCTTTGATTTTAACGATCTTATCAAAGGATTCGAATTGTCTACTATCTactaaatacgattataaaaaagaatcgtaaataattatttgtgtTCTGAGATAAAACACTGTTTTCCGATCACCTTTCTTCTCAATTCTTCTCAATTTCtcagataaatttattattttaaaggaaaagtGTTATTGGATTTACGAATATCGATCTAGtgaaacatttgaaaaatattaaaaaattaattatcatgtCTAACGTCTTgcacgttattatagttgttggTCGTGATTACAGGGAGAACGATCATCATCGTTTACAAAGAATATGTTACAGTGATGCAAAAAACGGAATGATATCAACAAAGTTCCCAGTATCCAGAGATAGAATACTGAAGGATTCCTGAAGCTGTGTACGTTCGAGATTTAAATGATGTCGCTGAGACAGAGATTGTTTGCTATCGTTACAGTTTTCCGCGGATCTTCCATGCCGTCGGCTAAAGAAGGCCATACGTAAATTACTTGTTACAagcattaataacaatttctgAACTATCTTTTACTTGGTAAAATTTTATAGATCGGCAACCGAGCAGATTGAAAAGATGTCGTCCGAGAGCGAGATTGAAAGCAAACAACGAGTAGAGGTCACACCTCTGGACAGATTACAGGCGGTTGGTAATcgaattgaatataaatatataattaatatatttttaccatGGCCTTTATACTTTGTacacataaattattttcttcgtcgaattaattgtaaaaattaatttttacaattatttaaaagataaacaaattcttCATGTCTTATAACGAAGATGATCTTACTGGTCAACTTATTTAAGCAGTATGTCTCTGTAACACTACTTGACGTAACATTTAATCGTGGCTGTAGGTGGTTGATTGGATAGATAAAAACATGCTCCTCATCTTAACTATCGCTGCTGTTCTTGCCGGGTCGAGTCTTGGTTTTCTAGGTCGATTGCTTGATCTAACGCCCCAGTCAATAATGCTCATCAACTTTCCAGGAGAGATCCTTATGCgtttgttgaaaatattcatcttACCACTCGTTACTTCGTCACTTATTACGGGTAATTATAGATTACCTAGAAACCgtgaaaattttaagaaaaatcttttcagtcgaaatgtcttttttttttcttatagcaATGGCTCAGCTAGATGTTAGAAGTTTTGGGAGAATTGGCTTTAGGACTCTCACGTATTATACCGTCACAACTATTCTCGCTACTATTATTGGTATCACGTTGGTTTTGACGATTCATCCTGGTGATCCaagaatcaaaaatattataatcactCCGGCAATGGAAGAGCCAAAATTCTCAACGCTCGATCTCTTAATGGATATTGTCAGGTAGAATTATCACggtcattgatatatatatatataaaacagaaaacgaaataacaaaatacCTTGatgttgttattttattaattcgatatgCAGAAATATGATACCAGAAAATTTGGTGCAAGCCTGTTTCCAACAGGTTCAAACTTCGTACATCaagaaaaaagtgataatTACTGTAAACATGAATCAGAGCGATCATGTTTTGGAACCAATATTGGTATACAAAGATGGCATGAACATTATGGGTTTGATCATATTTTGCATAACTTTCGGTATTATCGTAGGACAGTTAGGACCAAAGGGAAAACTTATGGTAGATTTTTTTGTCGTACTCAACGAAATCGTAATGAAATTCGTCGGCATTATTATCATCTGGTGGGCAAGATAAAAACCTTTCTTAAATGTTTGAAAATGTTGAATTATTggttctatattttttttttctttcatttaggTTGTCTCCGTTTGGAATAATGTGTTTAATAGCAGGGAAAATAATGTCTATCGTAAATCTTGTTGTAACTGCACAATTGTTGGGATTGTTTATGATCACTGTTATATTAGGTTTATTGATACACGGAATAATCACGTTACCAATGATCTTTTGGCTATTAACTCGCAAAAATCCTGCTGTTTTCTTTAGAGGTATGATACAGGCGTGGATTACAGCTTTGGGAACTGCATCGAGGTAAtggaaattattaaacaatttgaATGTAACATTTATAGATTTAAAACAGTGTGATCTCTTCACTTTCAGTACTGTTACCTTGCCTATTACTTTCCATTGTATCGAAGAAAACAATAAGATTGATTCACGTATTACACGGTTCGTTTTGTCGGTAGGAGCTATTGTAAATTTGGACGGAACTGCACTTTATGAAGCTGTAGGTGCAATATTTATTGCACAGATAAATGCATTACCGTTGGGTATCAGTGAAATTATAACAGTCAGGTGAAAAATCGATAAGCATATcacttctatttatatttttatttagaatacaGGTATCACTCTTTCTTATatctatgtttattattattcgtagcTTGACGGCAACCTTAGCTAGCATAGGAGCGTCAAGTATACCCAATCCCGCTGTGATTAGCATATTATTGATATCGACGACTCTTGGTTTACCTACGGACgatatttctttacttcttgCCACAGATTGGATATTGTAAGTTacttatatattcttcttatgTGCTTTTAAAATTTCTGTATGATCTGAATTATATCAACATATCGTTCTATCACGCACTTATTTTACTTTCAGAGATCGAATCAGAACTTCTATTAATGTATTAGGCGATGGATATGGAGCGGGTATAGTTTATCATCTAAGTAAAACAGAGCTCGAAAAAATGGATGAAGAAAGGTTGCAAAAATTTGAAACAGGTTCATTATTGAAAGATACATCTGAGAAATGTCCGGAAGAAATCATATCGGACGATCAACAAATTTCTGAGACAAAAATTTGAAACAGactttcaaattttctcatgaagatatttttcaaaatatttgtttatcta is a genomic window containing:
- the LOC124957761 gene encoding acetyl-CoA acetyltransferase, cytosolic, with the translated sequence MNFQDVVIVSAVRTPIGSFCGNLSSLKGSDLGSIVIKECLTRINLNPSDVSEVILGQTLTAGQGQNPARQAAIKAEFPVRVPAYQVNMLCGSGLKAIANGYLSLKSGESNIIVAGGQESMSQAQHTIYLRNGVKMGDCNFVDTLLYDGLVDAFTSIHMGVTAENVAKDFGITREEQDLYAILSQQKAAAAISAGHFDKEIVPVTILNKKESILISKDEYPKPSTTIQDLSKLKPVFIKVNGTVTAGNASGINDGAAAVVLMTKEEAIKRDIIPLAQIVGIAESGVEPNVMGIGPIPAIELLLQKTKWSKDEVDLYELNEAFAAQSLACIRKLDLDPNKVNINGGAIALGHPIGASGARILVTLLHSLERIGGKKGIAALCVGGGMGIALAIERK
- the LOC124957760 gene encoding U7 snRNA-associated Sm-like protein LSm10 isoform X2, giving the protein MYQNSPREKYYFYNSLSILLKALENKQTTIDLRNEASVYGTIEHVDAYMNVMMKDCLFTDPRGDKFPFEMFFVQARNIRFVQIPPKVRIIPAIKDQLQQLNQCKSNRKDTKRTFKEKRVQLRQQEGVLAVQNMLETKKAKEPKNSKDE
- the LOC124957760 gene encoding 5'-nucleotidase domain-containing protein 1-like isoform X1: MLKNLNFYRKSLQLRSFTNNLMYDKIVKQSLFRFVDKCSYYIKRVSNQTFPCVSSKINMSVFKISDYDCIGFDLDNTLLKYNITNLVHLEYEILANYLVKEKGYSRKYLLKPLNDKDLDFMQKGLFLDFDRGNILRISPDGKIHRACHGSKLMSIDKIKEIYPEQRWHVMDIFSNDMLATWNEPLNMKMRSLLDYFDIPSALIFARAVDTLDEENNKPLDVYNIWPDMLSGLIWMFDPKHFELDEGQFFPALKKNPDKYLHKCSPETISWIQEMKKDKITFLITGSNVDFVELTATYALGENWRSLFDIVVCYAKKPGFFIQGQPFMTIMNNKEVDIISCNELLRGNVYSRGNWKELLEFFSRISCKQNPRCIYIGDNLIQDIYVPKVYGNCDTIALVEEQMSEGMIHQCLSHPDDKILNSTIWGSYFCLKDTALNVDSIWGYIIKSCSEICIPSLDLITKNDAPEFFTPFNKDKKDYSGYYPAVPLSISDF
- the LOC124957759 gene encoding excitatory amino acid transporter-like — its product is MMSLRQRLFAIVTVFRGSSMPSAKEGHTSATEQIEKMSSESEIESKQRVEVTPLDRLQAVVDWIDKNMLLILTIAAVLAGSSLGFLGRLLDLTPQSIMLINFPGEILMRLLKIFILPLVTSSLITAMAQLDVRSFGRIGFRTLTYYTVTTILATIIGITLVLTIHPGDPRIKNIIITPAMEEPKFSTLDLLMDIVRNMIPENLVQACFQQVQTSYIKKKVIITVNMNQSDHVLEPILVYKDGMNIMGLIIFCITFGIIVGQLGPKGKLMVDFFVVLNEIVMKFVGIIIIWLSPFGIMCLIAGKIMSIVNLVVTAQLLGLFMITVILGLLIHGIITLPMIFWLLTRKNPAVFFRGMIQAWITALGTASSTVTLPITFHCIEENNKIDSRITRFVLSVGAIVNLDGTALYEAVGAIFIAQINALPLGISEIITVSLTATLASIGASSIPNPAVISILLISTTLGLPTDDISLLLATDWILDRIRTSINVLGDGYGAGIVYHLSKTELEKMDEERLQKFETGSLLKDTSEKCPEEIISDDQQISETKI